One window of the Phycodurus eques isolate BA_2022a chromosome 7, UOR_Pequ_1.1, whole genome shotgun sequence genome contains the following:
- the ehd2b gene encoding EH domain-containing protein 2b — MSRWGRKNVKKAPEVIRTVTEGLKSLYRKKLLPLEQYYGFHDFHSLSLEDADFDNKPMVLVVGQYSTGKTTFIKYLLEQEIPGSRVGPEPTTDCFTAIMHGEVESVIPGNALIVDPNKPFRKLNPFGNTFLNRFQCAQMSNQVLESISIIDTPGILSGAKQRVSRGYDFPAVLRWFAERVDRIILLFDAHKLEISDEFSEAIGALKGNEDKLRVVLNKADMVGTQQLMRVYGALMWSLGKVFGTPEVLRVYIGSFWSEPLMVSDNRKLFELEEEDLFTDIQNLPRNAALRKLNDLVKRARLVRVHAHIISYLKQEMPSVFRKDNKKKNLIYQLPVIFSKIQLQHNISAGDFPDCAKMQEQLMVHDFSKFKTLKPNLMAALDELLSVDIAKLMPLLRQEELEAGEQPGVQGGAFLGTRAGPFGEGDPFGDEDEEAGDGCKDEPDKWVVTKDKPKYDEIFYNLAPNEGKLSGTKAKDWMVSSRLPNSVLGRIWKLSDVDRDGMLDEEEFALASHLIEVKLEGHGLPPELPSRLVPPSKRRQKGSDA; from the exons ATGTCACGTTGGGGGCGTAAGAACGTAAAGAAGGCTCCGGAGGTGATCCGCACGGTGACAGAGGGACTCAAGTCTCTGTACCGCAAGAAGCTGTTGCCCCTGGAGCAGTACTATGGCTTTCACGACTTCCACTCGCTCAGCCTGGAGGACGCTGACTTCGACAACAAGCCCATGGTGCTGGTGGTGGGCCAGTACTCCACCGGGAAGACCACCTTCATCAA GTATCTGCTGGAGCAGGAAATTCCTGGCAGCCGGGTGGGACCCGAACCCACCACCGACTGCTTCACCGCCATCATGCACGGCGAGGTGGAGAGCGTCATTCCCGGGAATGCCCTCATCGTGGACCCAAACAAGCCTTTCCGGAAGCTCAACCCCTTTGGGAACACCTTCCTCAACAG GTTCCAGTGTGCCCAGATGTCCAATCAGGTGCTGGAGAGCATCAGCATCATCGACACGCCTGGAATCCTCTCAGGAGCCAAGCAGAGAGTGAGCCGAG GCTACGACTTTCCCGCCGTGCTGCGCTGGTTCGCTGAGCGAGTAGACCGGATCATCCTGCTCTTCGACGCCCACAAGCTGGAGATCTCGGACGAGTTCTCGGAGGCCATTGGTGCGCTGAAGGGCAACGAGGACAAGCTGCGGGTTGTCCTCAACAAGGCCGACATGGTGGGCACCCAGCAGCTCATGAGGGTCTACGGCGCCCTCATGTGGTCCCTGGGCAAGGTGTTCGGCACCCCTGAGGTTCTGAGGGTTTACATCGGCTCCTTCTGGTCCGAGCCGCTCATGGTGTCTGACAACCGCAAGCTGTTCGAGCTAGAGGAGGAGGACCTGTTCACCGACATCCAGAACCTTCCTCGCAACGCAGCTCTGCGCAAGCTCAACGACCTGGTGAAGAGGGCACGCCTGGTCCGG GTGCACGCTCACATTATCAGCTACCTGAAGCAGGAGATGCCATCAGTGTTCAGGAAGGACAACAAGAAAAAGAACCTCATCTACCAGCTGCCCGTCATCTTCTCCAAGATACAACTGCAGCACAACATCTCCGCCGGAGACTTCCCCGACTGCGCCAAGATGCAG GAGCAACTGATGGTTCACGACTTCAGCAAGTTCAAAACCCTGAAGCCCAACCTGATGGCGGCCCTGGACGAGCTGCTGTCGGTGGACATCGCCAAGCTGATGCCGCTTCTGCGTCAGGAGGAGCTCGAGGCCGGCGAGCAGCCAGGCGTGCAGGGCGGCGCCTTCCTGGGCACCCGCGCCGGACCCTTCGGCGAAGGCGACCCCTTCGgcgacgaggacgaggaggcgGGCGACGGCTGCAAGGACGAGCCTGACAAGTGGGTGGTGACCAAGGACAAGCCCAAGTACGACGAGATCTTCTACAACCTTGCGCCCAACGAGGGCAAGCTGAGCGGCACCAAGGCCAAGGACTGGATGGTCAGCTCCCGCCTGCCCAACTCCGTGCTGGGCCGCATCTGGAAGCTGTCCGATGTGGACCGGGATGGCATGCTGGACGAGGAGGAGTTTGCCCTGGCCAGCCACCTGATCGAAGTCAAGTTGGAGGGCCACGGTCTGCCCCCGGAGTTGCCCAGCCGCCTGGTGCCACCCTCGAAGCGCAGGCAGAAAGGCTCTGATGCGTGA